Proteins from a genomic interval of Microbacterium phyllosphaerae:
- a CDS encoding o-succinylbenzoate synthase — MLPPLADLLSSARVVSLPMHTRFRGVDTREALLVEGPQGWAEFSPFLEYEDAEAATWLAAAIDFAWRPQPEPLRERIGVNATIPAIDASRVAEVLARFAGCRTAKVKVAEPGQTLADDIARVRAVREAMGPEGRIRVDANGLWNVDEAEHAVHALNEFDLEYVEQPCATVPELAELRTRVKYMGIPVAADESIRKSSDPLAVAREKAADLLVIKAQPLGGITHALQIVTAAGLPVVVSSALDTAIGLSQGAALAAALPTLDYDCGLGTASLFLDDVADLRPVDGSIPAARVTPDEAALTRLAASSDRRDWWLERLARCYAVLDAR; from the coding sequence ATGCTCCCACCGCTCGCAGACCTGCTCAGCTCGGCCCGGGTCGTCTCCCTGCCCATGCACACCCGATTCCGCGGTGTCGACACCCGCGAGGCGCTGCTCGTCGAGGGACCGCAGGGGTGGGCGGAGTTCTCGCCGTTCCTCGAATACGAGGACGCCGAGGCGGCGACCTGGCTCGCCGCGGCGATCGACTTCGCCTGGAGACCGCAGCCCGAACCTCTCCGCGAGCGGATCGGGGTCAACGCCACGATCCCTGCGATCGACGCCTCCCGGGTCGCCGAGGTGCTGGCGCGATTCGCCGGCTGCCGCACCGCCAAGGTCAAGGTCGCCGAACCCGGGCAGACTCTCGCCGACGACATCGCACGGGTGCGAGCGGTGCGCGAGGCCATGGGGCCCGAGGGCCGCATCCGCGTCGACGCCAACGGACTGTGGAACGTCGATGAGGCCGAGCACGCGGTGCACGCGCTCAACGAGTTCGACCTCGAGTACGTCGAGCAGCCGTGCGCCACGGTGCCCGAGCTCGCCGAGCTGCGCACGCGGGTGAAGTACATGGGCATCCCGGTCGCCGCCGATGAGAGCATCCGCAAGTCGTCCGACCCGCTCGCCGTCGCTCGCGAGAAGGCCGCCGACCTGCTCGTGATCAAGGCCCAGCCGCTCGGCGGCATCACGCACGCACTGCAGATCGTCACGGCCGCCGGCCTGCCCGTGGTCGTCTCGAGCGCGCTCGACACCGCGATCGGGCTGTCGCAGGGCGCGGCGCTCGCTGCGGCCCTGCCGACCCTCGACTACGACTGCGGCCTCGGCACCGCGTCGCTCTTCCTCGACGACGTCGCCGACCTCCGTCCGGTCGACGGATCGATCCCCGCGGCGCGGGTCACGCCCGATGAGGCGGCGCTCACCCGCCTCGCGGCATCGAGCGACCGCCGCGACTGGTGGCTCGAACGCCTCGCGCGGTGCTACGCCGTGCTCGACGCACGCTGA